A stretch of the Plodia interpunctella isolate USDA-ARS_2022_Savannah chromosome Z, ilPloInte3.2, whole genome shotgun sequence genome encodes the following:
- the LOC128683216 gene encoding 3-galactosyl-N-acetylglucosaminide 4-alpha-L-fucosyltransferase FUT3-like: MCVVFKRYFMYQRKTLYVQLLISFNILFVIEIVRYHAYDHDRTSPKAESSLLAMDKNNIDHNLTIERYFWRRKFWKTSNLGSILFKMEHKNKFKKKKHRTFVILFWKYWYWLKNRHVYSFKGKIGKRRILDKCSVSNCIFTGNDSKINTVDVVLVHIQKGEIPIVENRNQRQIWVFLEDESPRNAFSLSKKRPDLKEWENVFNWSMTYRTISDVPVPYGRTVPLRKRLYPEVSEKTISKLIPNLSAKRPEVLVALVTSHCIKFRMNFLENLREYIQVDVYGGCSRDKFLKRQCPGHFKKDCPALKKYYFYLVIENAMCSQYITEKVFRNAYSKGAIPIIIGATEHDAKTLLPPNSYIHWNNNMTHKDLAEKIINTYENKEEYLSYHLWRNDFEVRNEHGYLGTQSYHLCRLCEALNYNKKKTKTYTFNDLNQYLNPNLLCKDMS, encoded by the exons ATGTGTGTAGtgtttaaaagatattttatgtatcaaagaaaaactttgtatgtacaacttttaattagttttaatatattatttgttattgaaatagTCCGTTATCATGCCTATGATCATGATAGAACTTCTCCAAAGGCAGAGAGCTCTTTATTAGCAatggacaaaaataatattgatcacAATTTGACAATAGAACGATACTTTTGGCGGCGAaag ttttggAAGACATCGAATCTGGGATCAATATTGTTCAAAATGGAGCAtaagaataaatttaagaaaaagaaacatcgAACTTTTGTTATACTGTTTTGGAAATATTGGTATTGGCTCAAAAATCGACACGTTTATAGTTTCAAAGGCAAAAT AGGCAAAAGAAGAATTCTGGATAAGTGCAGCGTTAGTAACTGCATTTTCACAGGAAAtgatagtaaaataaacacgGTCGATGTAGTTCTCGTCCACATACAGAAGGGAGAAATTCCTATAGTCGAAAACAGGAACCAAAGACAGATTTGGGTATTCCTCGAAGACGAATCTCCCAGAAACGCTTTCTCACTGAGCAAGAAGAGACCAGATTTGAAGGAATGGGAGAACGTTTTCAATTGGTCTATGACGTAcag AACAATTTCAGACGTCCCCGTGCCGTACGGCCGCACAGTGCCTTTGCGAAAACGTCTATATCCAGAAGTTTCAGAAAAGactatttctaaattaataccAAATCTGAGTGCCAAACGACCAGAGGTGCTCGTGGCACTAGTCACGTCTCACTGTATCAAATTTAGAATGaattttttggaaaatctACGGGAATATATACAAGTAGATGTGTATGGGGGGTGTTCACGTGACAAATTTCTGAAACGTCA GTGTCCCGGTCACTTTAAGAAAGATTGCCCCGCACTGaagaaatattacttttacttGGTGATAGAAAATGCTATGTGTAGTCAATATATAACAGAGAAAGTTTTCCGAAATGCTTATTCCAAGGGCGCTATCCCAATCATTATTGGAGCTACGGAACACGACGCCAAAACTTTGTTGCCTCCAAATTCTTATATACATTGGAATAACAACATGACACATAAGGATCTCGCCGAAAAGATAATTAATACGTATGAAAATAAAGAGGAATATTTATCCTATCATTTGTGGAGGAACGATTTTGAAGTGAGAAATGAACACGGCTATTTGGGCACCCAGTCTTATCACCTTTGCAGATTGTGTGAAGCTTTAAActacaataagaaaaagacaaaaacatatacattCAACGACCTGAATCAGTATTTAAATcctaatttattatgcaaaGACATGTCgtga